The following proteins come from a genomic window of Paenibacillus spongiae:
- a CDS encoding helix-turn-helix transcriptional regulator, translating to MFSIFHIRQERGFVRHDRRRLGSDSYYFVWVRFGQSHYELRGRTYVCRKNELLLIPAGCPGFELKGDGGIRDLITVQFSPSASEASGLLPLLAAKAPLHWASHMPELVLEKLLLLEEQWTERGPYFSVMCAALLMEVLVIVSREVDEGEKAPSAVQHTERMKRYIDEHYRDKITKVELGAVTGVSPNYAAAIFRKVTGLTISEFVHMKRLKTAQYLLRHSQLTVHDISEQLGYSDPSYFIRTFKRVVGKLPSDLIAERTARE from the coding sequence ATGTTCAGCATATTTCACATTCGACAGGAACGGGGATTTGTCCGGCATGACCGGCGCAGACTCGGCAGCGACAGCTACTATTTCGTCTGGGTCCGGTTCGGACAAAGCCATTACGAGCTAAGAGGCCGCACATACGTCTGCCGAAAGAACGAACTGCTGCTTATTCCCGCAGGCTGTCCCGGCTTCGAGCTGAAGGGAGACGGGGGGATTCGCGACCTGATTACGGTCCAATTCAGTCCCTCCGCGTCCGAGGCATCCGGACTGCTCCCCCTGCTCGCTGCCAAGGCTCCGCTCCACTGGGCCTCGCATATGCCCGAGCTTGTGCTCGAGAAGCTGCTCCTGCTCGAGGAGCAGTGGACCGAACGCGGACCTTATTTTTCCGTCATGTGCGCGGCGCTTCTGATGGAGGTGCTGGTTATCGTCAGCCGCGAGGTGGACGAGGGGGAGAAAGCCCCATCGGCCGTTCAGCATACGGAACGCATGAAGCGGTACATCGATGAGCATTACCGGGACAAAATAACAAAGGTGGAGCTCGGGGCCGTTACCGGAGTAAGCCCCAACTATGCCGCCGCCATATTCCGCAAGGTCACAGGCTTGACCATCAGTGAATTCGTCCATATGAAACGATTGAAGACCGCCCAGTATTTATTGCGCCACTCGCAGCTTACGGTTCACGATATATCCGAGCAGCTGGGTTACAGCGACCCGTCCTATTTTATCCGCACCTTCAAGCGGGTCGTCGGCAAGCTGCCTTCGGATCTCATCGCCGAGCGTACCGCTAGAGAGTAA
- a CDS encoding ABC-F family ATP-binding cassette domain-containing protein — protein sequence MHVLTVDYITKSYGDKMLFEDVSFGIESGDKIGIIGINGTGKSTFMKVVAGIEPPDSGSILVVGGVSVRMLSQDPAFDPEMTVLEHVLGGDSEQMRAVREYAEALQALELSPGDAALQERLVRTNTRMDELEAWSLESEAKTALTKLGIAQFDVKLGTLSGGQRKRVAMAAALVQPSDVLLLDEPTNHIDNESVAWLEQMLQKRKGALLMITHDRYFLDRVSNRILELDRGRAHFYTANYSRFVELKLEREEREAASEAKRKNLLRNELAWMRRGAKARSTKQKARIERFETLQASAPDKALGKLEVSVASSRLGRKIVELEGVTKSFGGKAVIRGFDYIAVPEDRVGIVGRNGQGKSTLLKLIARQLQPDAGEVKLGPTVRLGVFSQEREEMDESLRVIDYIREGAERVTTSDGTTVSASQMLERFLFPPAQQWSPISKLSGGEKRRVQLLRVLMDAPNVLLLDEPTNDLDIATLTVLEDYLDDFPGVVFIVSHDRYFLDRTAERIFAFEGDGVITQHVGNFTEYMEHKEAAAGDTGGRASASVSAPSTQAADGGFSNGREEKQRPLKMSYKEQKEFETIDDDIEKAEEGLQEIGLRMEAAVSDSMLLQQLLAEQQELEAKLEHLMERWTYLNELAELIAANKRG from the coding sequence ATGCACGTATTAACGGTTGATTATATAACGAAGAGCTATGGCGACAAAATGCTGTTCGAAGACGTCTCATTCGGGATCGAATCCGGCGACAAGATCGGCATCATTGGGATAAACGGTACGGGAAAATCTACGTTTATGAAGGTTGTTGCAGGAATAGAGCCCCCTGATTCGGGCTCTATTCTCGTTGTCGGCGGCGTGAGCGTCCGGATGCTGTCGCAGGATCCGGCATTCGATCCGGAGATGACGGTGCTGGAGCATGTGCTCGGGGGGGATTCCGAGCAGATGCGCGCCGTGCGCGAATACGCCGAAGCGCTGCAGGCGCTGGAGCTGAGCCCGGGCGATGCGGCTCTGCAGGAGCGTCTCGTGCGTACGAACACACGGATGGATGAGCTGGAAGCGTGGAGCCTGGAGAGCGAAGCGAAGACGGCTCTCACCAAGCTTGGCATCGCTCAGTTCGATGTCAAGCTGGGAACGCTGTCCGGCGGGCAGCGCAAGCGGGTTGCGATGGCGGCCGCGTTAGTGCAGCCGTCCGATGTGCTGCTGCTCGACGAGCCGACCAACCACATCGATAATGAATCGGTCGCGTGGCTGGAGCAGATGCTGCAGAAGCGCAAGGGCGCCCTGCTCATGATCACGCATGACCGGTATTTTCTGGACCGCGTCAGCAACCGGATCCTGGAGCTCGATCGGGGGCGTGCCCATTTCTACACGGCGAACTACAGCCGCTTCGTCGAATTGAAGCTGGAGCGGGAGGAGCGGGAGGCCGCATCCGAAGCAAAGCGTAAAAATTTGCTGCGCAATGAGCTGGCTTGGATGCGCAGAGGGGCGAAAGCGCGCTCGACGAAGCAGAAGGCGCGGATCGAACGGTTCGAGACGCTGCAGGCATCCGCGCCGGATAAGGCCCTCGGGAAGCTGGAGGTATCCGTAGCTTCGTCCCGGCTCGGGAGAAAGATCGTCGAGCTGGAAGGGGTGACGAAGTCGTTCGGCGGCAAGGCCGTGATCCGCGGCTTCGATTACATTGCCGTTCCGGAAGATCGCGTCGGCATTGTCGGCCGCAACGGGCAGGGGAAGTCGACGCTGCTGAAGCTGATTGCAAGGCAGCTGCAGCCGGATGCGGGCGAGGTCAAGCTCGGCCCGACCGTGCGGCTTGGCGTATTCTCCCAGGAGAGGGAGGAGATGGATGAGAGTCTGCGCGTCATCGATTACATCCGCGAAGGCGCAGAGCGGGTGACCACCTCCGATGGAACAACCGTATCGGCTTCCCAGATGCTGGAGCGGTTTCTATTCCCGCCGGCGCAGCAGTGGTCGCCGATCTCGAAGCTCTCCGGGGGCGAGAAGCGCCGCGTGCAGCTGCTGCGCGTCCTGATGGACGCGCCCAATGTGCTGCTGCTCGACGAGCCCACTAACGATCTGGATATTGCCACGCTGACCGTACTCGAAGACTACTTGGACGACTTCCCGGGCGTTGTGTTCATCGTTTCGCATGACCGGTATTTCCTGGACCGTACGGCTGAGCGCATCTTCGCCTTCGAGGGCGACGGCGTCATTACGCAGCATGTCGGCAACTTCACCGAGTACATGGAGCATAAGGAAGCAGCGGCCGGGGATACGGGTGGCCGCGCAAGCGCTTCTGTCAGTGCGCCAAGCACGCAGGCGGCGGATGGAGGTTTCTCGAACGGAAGAGAGGAGAAGCAGCGTCCGCTGAAGATGTCCTACAAGGAGCAGAAGGAATTCGAAACGATCGATGACGATATCGAGAAGGCGGAGGAAGGACTGCAGGAGATCGGGCTCCGCATGGAGGCGGCGGTGAGCGATTCAATGCTGCTGCAGCAGCTGCTCGCCGAGCAGCAGGAGCTGGAAGCGAAGCTGGAGCATCTGATGGAACGCTGGACGTACCTGAACGAGCTGGCGGAGCTCATTGCCGCGAACAAGAGAGGCTAG
- a CDS encoding Dps family protein: MATTEADKTIQAILNKQVSNWSVLYVKLHNYHWYVKGQQFFTLHVKFQELYEEAALHVDEIAERLLALEGKPEATMKRYLETSSVKEAGGTETAEQMVDSIIGDFTTIIGELKEGMETAQKQGDETTADMLLAIHSSLEKHVWMLKAFNGR; this comes from the coding sequence ATGGCTACAACAGAGGCAGACAAAACAATTCAGGCGATTCTGAACAAGCAGGTATCCAACTGGAGCGTCCTCTACGTAAAGCTGCACAACTATCACTGGTACGTGAAGGGCCAGCAGTTCTTCACTTTGCACGTTAAATTCCAAGAGCTCTATGAAGAAGCGGCTCTGCACGTCGATGAGATCGCCGAGCGCCTGCTGGCGCTGGAAGGCAAACCCGAGGCGACCATGAAACGCTATTTGGAAACATCCAGCGTGAAGGAAGCCGGCGGCACGGAAACAGCCGAGCAAATGGTCGATTCCATTATCGGCGACTTCACGACCATCATCGGCGAGCTGAAGGAAGGCATGGAAACGGCACAGAAGCAGGGCGACGAGACGACTGCCGATATGCTGCTTGCCATTCATAGTTCGCTAGAGAAGCATGTCTGGATGCTCAAAGCATTCAACGGCCGCTAA
- a CDS encoding secondary thiamine-phosphate synthase enzyme YjbQ yields MLIHRTLRTSKRDEMIDITREIASIVKQEQLADGLAVIYCPHTTAGLTIQENADPDVKHDVLMRLDEVYPWEHPKYRHAEGNTASHLKAMTAGSSQTVIVSGGKLLLGRWQGIYFCEFDGPRNREYAVKLMKG; encoded by the coding sequence ATGCTCATCCATCGTACGCTCCGTACATCCAAACGCGATGAAATGATCGATATTACGCGCGAGATCGCCTCCATCGTCAAACAAGAACAGCTTGCCGATGGATTGGCCGTCATCTACTGCCCGCATACAACAGCCGGATTAACGATCCAAGAGAATGCCGACCCCGACGTGAAGCATGACGTCCTTATGCGGCTGGATGAGGTTTACCCCTGGGAGCATCCGAAATACCGCCACGCGGAAGGCAATACCGCCTCTCATCTCAAAGCAATGACGGCCGGAAGCTCGCAAACCGTCATCGTCTCGGGAGGCAAGCTTCTTCTGGGCAGATGGCAAGGGATCTACTTTTGTGAATTCGACGGTCCGCGAAATCGCGAGTATGCGGTGAAGCTGATGAAGGGATAA